The sequence below is a genomic window from Candidatus Bathyarchaeota archaeon.
AAGATGAAGGAACCTGTGGAGATTGTAATCGCCAATACAGGTGTAACGGCTAGCACCTCAAAAGTAGTTGCTGAAGTAAAACAGCGAAGAGAAGAGCAACCTAAGAAATTCGATCAAATTTTCGAGAAGTATAAACAATTGGTTGTTGAAGCTCGGGAAGCTCTAATTGAGAATCACCTTGAAAAACTTGGAAAACTCATGGACGAAAACCAGGAATTACTTAGACAGATAGATGTATCTTCTACTGAACTGGAAAATTTAATAAATATTGCCATGAACCAAGGGGCTTTAGGTGCAAAACTAACTGGAACTGGTAGAGGTGGAAATATGGTTGTATTAACTCCTGGTAAAGAACTACAGGAGAGGATTTACGATGTTTTCTCGAAACAAGGTTATCCAGCCTGGAAGACACTTATTGGAATTTAATATATGGGCTAGTAATTAAGGAAAATCGGATGTGTGTATATGGGATTTAGGGAGCATATCAATAAATTATCTGATGAAGGAAAGCTTGTAAAAGTGGAAAAAGAAATTTCTAAAAGACTTGAGATCTCCGGCCTGCTGAAAGAAATGGAGCCAACTCCTGTTATATTTGAAAAGGTCAGGGAATCAATTTTTAGAGTCGTAGGTAACCTTTTTTGCAACAAGGACTCCATAGGTAACTATCTTGGAGTTTCCACTAACGATCTGATACCTACAATGACTAATGCAATAGAAAACTGTAATGAACCCGAGAGAGTCAAGGATCCACCTTGCCAAGAGGAAGAGATGAAAGTGGATTTAGATCTGCTTCCGATGATGTTCCACTGTGAAAGAGATGGAGGCAACTACATAAGCTCGGCGGTGGTTATAGCAAGAGATCCGGACTTTGGGCAGAATATGGATTTCCATAGAGCGATGCAATTTGAAAAGAATAAAATGAGCGTTAGGATAGTAAAGGGACGACATTTTCATAAATTTTTAGAAAAGAACGATGAGCTAGAGGTTGCGTTTTGTATTGGAAATTCGCCAAACATCTTAGTGGCAGCTGCAACATCAGTGGACATCGGCGTGGACGAACTATGGATAGCGAATGCATTGGAAGAGCTTAAAGTTACGAAGGCGAAGAGTATAGACCTGTATGTTCCTGCTGAATGTGAATTCATCTTAGAGGGTAAAGTCTATTTGGATGAGAAGCATGAAGAGGGACCTTTTGTTGATCTTACAGAAACCTATGACGTGGTTAGAATGGAACCTGTCTTTGAGGTAAAAAAGATCACGCATAGGAAGGGAGCAATATGGCAGGCTCTCTTACCAGGTGCATTGGAACATAAAGTTCTAATGGGTATGCCTCGGGAACCTACGATATTTAAGATGGTGAACAAAGCTGGTGTGAAATGTCTGGATGTGAATGTAAACCCTGGTGGATGTTGTTGGCTTCATGCCATAGTAAAAATCGACAAGCGAAATGAGGGTGATGGAAAACAGGCTATTGAAGCAGCTTTTAAAGGTCATAAAAGTTGTAAGCATGTATTCATTGTTGATAAGGACATAGATATATATGACCCGCTTAATGTGGAGTGGGCTCTGGCAACGAGATTTCAAGGGGATGTAGATCTAATAATTAAGGATAAGGAACCTGGAAGTAGTCTAGACCCAAGCGCTGAACCTGGGACCAAGATGACAACCAAAATGGGTTTTGATAGTACCGCTCCTTTAAAGGTATTAAAAGGTAAGAATTTTGAAAAAGCCGACTATCCAAAAGTAGAAGTCACTAAATACGTTCATAGGTGAATAGTTTGCAACTTGATTCGAAAGAAGTGGAGATGCTTGAGGGCAAGTACGGTAAGGCAGCCAAGAAGAGTATGGAGATTATAACGACTTTAGGGGAGATTTACGGCGCAAACAGACTGGTGGATGTCAGTTCCGTACAGGTTGCTGGTGTAAGTTACGCAAACCTTGGCGAAGCGGGACTAGAGTTCCTAAATGAGATGGCTGAGGACGGCAAGACCAAGGTCTTGACGACTTTAAATCCAGCGGGCATGGATCTAGAGAACTGGAGAGACTTGGGAATAGATTCAAAATTTGCCAAAAATCAAAAAAGAGTTATCGAAGCCTTCGAAAAGATGGGTATAATATCCACTTGCACATGTACACCATACTTTATAGGCAACCTCCCCCACTTTGGTGAACATGTGGCATGGTCTGAATCTAGTGCTGTTTGTTATGCCAATTCTGTTTTAGGTGCGAGAACCAATAGAGAAGGAGGGCCTAGCGCCTTAGCAGCTGCTTTAACAGGGAAAACTGCGGAATATGGGCTCCATTTAGATGAGAATCGTCAGGCTGAATTGACTATAGTTGTGGAGGCGCAAATCTCTAAAACCTTTAGATTTGGAGCCCTAGGGAAAGTTATTGGAGATGGAGCGGAAGGGAAGATAGTCTATATTAGAGGCATCCCCAAGGCATCTGTTGAAGAGTTAAAATCTTTCTGTGCGAGTGTTGCAACCTATGGAGGGATCCCCATGTTCCATATGGAGGGAATCACCCCTGAATGCAAATCCACCCCGATTCCAGAGGAAGCCATAACCATAAGAGAAAGCGATATAGATACGGTGATTGAAGAATTAACAGATGATTCTGAAGTAGACTTCATCAGTATAGGATGTCCTCACTGTTCTATCAGTGAAATCGCTAAGATCGCTGAGTTTCTAAAAGACAAGAAGGTGAAGAAGGAGTTGTGGATAACCACAGCGCGCCCGATCAAAGAGATCGCGGATAGGATGGGCTATAGTAAGGTCATCGAGGCCTCTGGCGCAAAGTTTGCTTGCGACACTTGCTGCGTAGTAGCACCTATCAAAGGCAGATTCAAGACTTTATGCACAGACTCCGCTAAGGGATGTTACTATGCCAGGGGAAAGAATAAGTTTAACACAAAGCTGAATTCAATAGAGGAATGTTTGGAGGCCGCGTTAAATTGAAACTTAAAGGTAGAACAATCTTTAAGGGTAAAGCTAGAGGGGAGGCCATAATTACAAGCCAAAGTATAAGTTTTTACGGCGGGGTAGATCCAGAGACTGGTGTAGTAACTGAGAAAGGTCATGAGATAGAGGGAAAGAGTATAGCCGGAAAGATCTTTGTCTTTCCAATTGGAAAAGGGTCTACCGTGGGATCCTACACTATCTATAGACTCAAAAAGAGCGGTAAAGCTCCAGCGGCAATCATTAATAAGAGCTGTGATCCAATCGTGGCTGTTGGGTGTATAATATCGGAGATTGCTTGCATTGATCAAATAGAAATCGAAAAGATACCAGTGGGAGCCCTTTTAGAAGTCGATGCCGAAAATGCAACAATCGATGTCAAAGATCCAAACATTAGTTGAATACCAATTCTCCGCTAATACGCACTCCTTAAAACTTCATGTAGTTAAAATGATATGATCGGATAAACCCCATCTATAATAGGATATAGCGTGTGCTTGCAACAATAATGATATATGGAAGTGTTAAACACTAAGATGATTGACCCCACTGAGAAAAGAAAGGAAAGCCACCTTGAGATAGCACTAAAAAAGGAAGTAGAATGTGAAAAGCTCACAGGTTTTGAAGACGTTCATTTATTACATAATTCATTACCAGATGTTTCTCTAGAAGAAATAGACTTATCGACCAAAATTACCAATCATAAGCTGTCAGCTCCTATGTTAATAGAATCTATGACTGGCGGTACAGAAAAAGCTAGAAAAGTGAATTCCAATTTAGCTATGGTAGCTGAAGAATTAAATATAGCTATAGGTGTAGGTAGCCAAAGAGCAGCTATAGAAAATCCGAAATTGATAGACACATTCAAGATTGTTAGACAAAAGGCTCCCACAGCTTTTATATTTGCTAATATCGGAGCCCCTCAATTAATAAAGGGATATGGAATCGAAAAAATCCAAGAAGCTATTGAAATGATTGATGCGAACGCATTATTTATTCATTTAAATCCATTGCAAGAAGTAATTCAGTTTGAAGGAGACACGGACTTTAGGGGATTATCGTCCAAGATAGGAACAATTTGTGATAGCTTAAAGATTCCTGTCTTCGTGAAAGAAACTGGGGCAGGAATATCAATGGAAGTAGCCAAGATTCTGGAAAAGACTGGAGTTACTGGAATAAATGTAGCTGGGTATGGCGGAACAAACTGGGCATATGTAGAATATTGCAGGGCAATGGAAAAAAAGGACAAACTTCGTAAGCGATTAGGAAAGATATTTATGGACTGGGGCATTCCAACTGCCGTAAGTGTATTTGAAGTAAGTAAGAGCACAAAACTTACCATCATAGCTTCAGGCGGCATCAGAAATGGTCTTCATATAGCAAAATCTCTAGCACTAGGTGCAAATCTAGCTGGTATGGCATTGCCATTGTTAAGAAGCGCATCCAAAGGAGTAAATTCACTTAAGAATTCATTACTATATACAATTGAAGAGCTCAGAACAGCAATGTTTCTAACTGGAGTTAAAAAAATCGAAAAAATGAGAAAAGTACCTGTAGTCATTACCGGAACTACAGGAGAATGGTTAACTCACCGTGGATTTGATTTGAAATCATTTTCAAAGGTCAAATAATATTCAGAACGATTAAGTAGTATTTTTAATTATTAAACCAACTTAATAAGATTAAAACACTGCTATACAAACGTTTGATATTAATCTTTTACAATGGTGAAAAAAATGCAAAAAACATCAAAGATATCTGGATTCTACAATTTATCCCCAGAGAAGAGATTGGATGTAATTAAAGACTTAGTCAAGCTAACAGATGAGGAAATAAACCTCTTGAAAAAGACTGGCGCATTAAATATAGAGCAAGCCAATCGTATGATCGAGAATGTAATAGGAACGATGCCGGTTACTCTCGGAATTGCTACGAATTTCCTAATCAATAAAAAAGATTATTTAATTCCAATGGCAATTGAGGAACCTTCTGTAGTAGCAGCTGCAAGCAATTTAGCTAAAATGGCTAGATCTAAAGGAGGTTTTTTTACAAGTAGTACAGAACCAATAATGATAGGGCAAATCCAAGTAGTTGATGTTCCAGATCCATTTGGATCAAGAATGGAAGTATTATCTGTTAAACAGAGAATATTAGAAAAAGCTAATGAACAGGATCCTATTTTGGTATCTAAAGGTGGAGGCGCCAAAGATTTAAGGGCAAAGGTATTGAATACAATAGCCGGCCCGATGGTGATAGTTGAAATTCTTGTTGATTGTAGAGATGCAATGGGAGCAAACGCAGTAAATACAATGGCAGAAGCCGTAGCTCCAATTATAGAAGAAGTGACCAAAGGTAGAGTCTATTTAAGAATAATTTCAAACTTAGCTACAGAGAGATTAGCAAGAGCAAAAGCAGTTTTTTCAAAAGAAGCTCTTGGCGGAGAAGAAGTCATTGAGGGTATACTTAATGCGCATGCATTTGCACTTGCAGATCCTTATAGATGTGCCACTCATAATAAAGGAATAATGAATGGGATAACGGCGGTTGTATTAGCTACTGGAAATGATACTAGAGCAGTAGAGTCTGGGGCTCATGCATATGCTGCAAGAACTGGAAATTATATACCATTGACTTCTTGGGAGAAGAATGGAGATGGGAATTTAGTAGGTACAATTGAAGTACCAGTTGCAGTTGGACTGGTTGGTGGTGCAGCGGCTGTCCATCCAATAGCTAAGATAGCTATAAAAATTCTTGGTATTAAAACGGCACCTGAACTAGGAGAAGTAATAGCTGCAGTTGGTTTAGCTCAGAATTTAGCTGCTCTTAGAGCTTTGGCAGCAGAAGGAATACAATCAGGACATATGAAATTGCATGCGAGAAACATTGCTCATATGGCTGGTGCTAAGGGAAAGCAAGCGGATAAAATTGCAGAAAGAATGGTAAAAGAGAAGAAGATTAGAATTGATTTTGCAGAGGAATTGCTTAAAGAGAGGAATTAAAAAAACTTACATAAATCACAAATCCTAAAAAAATCTATAATTGCATTTTAAACTTGACAAATGTACGTTCTTCTAATGGAATGGGAGTTAATTAGCATGCCTCAGTGGGTTGAAAATTATTTAATGAAGAGGATCCGAGAAAAAGGAACATTACACTTTACATTGATTGACCCTGATGAGACAGACGATGAAGCAGCAATTGAAATATCTGAATGTGCAGAGAAGGCTGGTTCTTCAGGAGTATTGGTTGGAGGTAGCACAGTTGCATCAGTACAGGATTTGGATAGTATTGTTAAAAGAATTAAGGATTCTATAAACATTCCAGTAATACTTTTTCCAAATGGAATAACAGGCATAAGTAGATATGCAGATGCCATTTTTTTTAGTTCTCTATTAAATTCAAATAATCCATATTATATTACAGGAGCTCAAGCTCTTGGAGCGCCTTTGGTAAGAAAATTCGGATTAGAGTCAATTTCCTTAGGATATATTATTGTTGGCGATGGTGGAGCCGCTGGATTCGTTGGTCAAGCCAATCCAATACCTTATAATAAGCCAGAATTGGCTTCGATATATGCTTTGGCTGCCCAATATATAGGAATGCGTTTCGTATACCTTGAAGCTGGGTCTGGAGCATCTCTTCCTGTACCAGAAGATATGATAGTGAAGGTAAAAAAACTTGTTAATATTCCAATAATTGTTGGTGGTGGCATAAAGTCAACTAAAGAAGCAAAAATAGCCGTAAAGGCTGGCGCTGATATCATTGTAACAGGTTCCATTGTAGAAAACGTCTCTCTTGATAATTTAAAAAAGATAATTTCATCCATCAATGAGTTGAAACTTAAACGTTGATAGGAGGCAGCATTCTTAATTTCAAGATTTTCAAGTAATTTGTTAATAGAAAAAACAACGCCTTATTATCGAATAATTCAAAAATTAGGATTTCCTTCAATTGGATTAATTGTTCTAGCATTATTTTTAATTAATCTAGGCGGAAGTAGTTTTACTTTTTTTTTGAGCGAAGGGAATTTCGAAAACTTACTAAGAGGTATCTATTTTGGAATTATAGCTTTATCATTTCCTTCCTTGATTTCTGATATGATTTCTAGTCACTTTTTACTGAGGAACGATTCTCTTTTCAATTTAAGAAGATGTATTGCATTATCTCTTTTTTCATGCACTATCTGGGTTTTTATTCTCTTTTTTGGTTTTATCTTGAATTATTTGATACCTTCTTTTACAATTCCTGAAAATGCCTTCTATCTGGGCTTATTTATCATCCTGCCTTTTAGGTTTACATCCATACTCACAATGTCAGAAAGCAATCTTTTGGAGAAAATTCTTTTTTCAATCTCACAACCATTGTTGTGTATAATGGCATCTAAATTGTTCTTCAATATACCTTTGAATTATACTCTTCTTCTCTTCATTTTGAGCGCTACGATATCATTTGTTTTGGCTTACTTTATAATGCATTATATAGAATCACATGGCTTAAAGAAAATAGGAGCTTCTCCTACTGAGGGTTTCAGAGCTTTTCTTGTTGCCTGGTTGGATAGGAAAAATGTAAAGCTTGAAAAATTTCTTAGTAGGTTGGGTGTAGAACGAAATATATCAGTTACAGTTCTTCAATTTAGAAGTAAATTTACGAAAAAACTGAAGGGAATCATGGTAGTTTCAAATTTCCATCCCGGTCCTTTTATGAATGTTGGCAGTAGCATTCTGCCCTATATGATCCAAAATTTCTTTGAAAAAAAGACAAAGGCAAAAATTGCAGTCCCTCATGGAATATCTGGCCATGAGAGAAATCTTGTCTCTCAAAAGCAAAATCAAAAAGTAATTAGAGCTATTGAAAGATTATTATTGAATGATAATTTTTCAAGCAAAGCATCGCCTTTGGTAATGAACATATCAAAAAAAGGATTTGCACAAGCTAATTGTCAAATATTCGATAATTGTGCTTTTATTACTTTGAGCCAATCACCTGAGGATATGGAAGATATACCTTTGGAAATTGGTTCAGTTATTTCTAATGAAGCTAGGAATTATTTCAATTTAGTGGCTGTCATCGATGCCCATAATTCCATTGAGAAAATTAGACACTATTCTGATCAAGAACTTTCCAATTTTAAGGAAAGTGCTTTCCATGTAATTCATGAAGTTGCAAAAACTAAAACCCGAAAATTCAGATTTGGATCTGCGAAGAAAATCATAAAAGATTTTACTCTCCAAGATGGTTTTGGTCCTGGGGGAATATCTATTTTTTTAGTCGAAGTTAATGATAAATTAACAGCTTATATCACAATCGATGGCAATAATATGGTTCCTGGACTAAGGGATAGAATTCTTAAATCTATTAATGAAATTGGTGTAAAAAATGGCGAAGTAATGACAACAGACACTCATATGGTCAATGGATTGGTTTCTGCTAAGTTGGGATATCATCCAGTTGGAGAAGTAATTAATGAAGCATTATTAATAAAGAAAATAAAAGATGCGACTATAGAAGCTAAGAGAGACCTTGAGAAGGCAGAAATAGCTGTTTCTTCTGAAGAAATAAAAGTGAAAAGTTTAGGGTCAGAGATGTTCAATAAATTGCTCGGCTTCATGTATGATACTGCCAAAAAAATTTCAGCTTATTTACTAGTATCTATTTTCGGATTATCGGCTATTGGCATAATTCTATTGAAATGAAATTGAGAGAAGATTTCTGAATGAGAATTCACCGCATGCAACTCCCAAGAGAGGTAATAGTTGGGACGAATGTTCTTGGAAAGATTGGGGAAATGTGTAAAGGACTCGGATTCCATAATAAGATCATTGTTGTTACGGGCCCTAATGTTTATAAGATCATCTCGAATTCGATCGATGAATCTCTGATTAAAGAAAATTTCGATATAGATTATGTAATAATTGAAGAATCTACACAAGATTATGTGGAGCTAGTCGAAGAAAAGATCGATAAAGTTAAACCGGAAGTTATTCTTGGGGCTGGTGGAGGAAAAGACATAGACGTTGCAAAACAAGGTGCGGCCAATTGCAACACTCCTTTTATAAGCATACCTACAGCAGCCTCTCATGACGGTATTGCAAGTTCACATGCATCGATTAAGGGATTCAAACAGCCCTTTTCCAAAAAGAACCAAGCTCCTATTGCAATAATAGCAGATCTCGACTTGATAATCAAGTCTCCCTATAGATTAATTGCTAGTGGTTGCGGCGATGTTATAGCAAAATATACAGCAATTAAAGATTGGGAATTAGCTAAGAAAATTAAGGATGAGTATTATGGAGACTATGCTGCAAATTTAGCTTTGATGAGTGCAAAATTAGTCACAGAAAGCGCTAATGAAATTAGAGCCAAGAAAGAAGATGCTTACAGAACTGTTGTTGAAGCCTTAATAAGTTGTGGTGTAGCGATGAGTATAGCAGGTAGTAGCAGACCTTGTAGTGGCTCTGAACATTTGTTCGCACATGCATTAGATTCATTAATAGATAATAATGCTTTACATGGTGAAAAATGTGCGGTAGGTACCATATTGTGTTCATATCTTCAAAAAGGAAATTGGAAGATGGTTAGAAGAGTTCTTAGGGTTATCGGCACTCCAGTAAATGCAGAGGAATTAGATTTAGATGGTGATGTAATTGTTAAAGCTTTACTAATTGCTCCTAAAATTAGACCTGATAGATATACGATATTAAATTCTAAAAAGCTGAACAAAAGAAAAGCTGAAGAAATAACAAAAATTACAAAAGTAGTAGATTAAAAATAATGTTTTTAAGTACTCCCTAATGTTTCAGTACTTCTAACGCCTTCTAAAGAATTAATTTCTCCTGTTAGTTCTTTTAATTCTCTATAATCATTAACTTTAACAAAAGCGACTATGTCCCATCTTCCAGATACCATGTACGCTTTCTCAACCTGTTTAATTTTCTTTATTGACTCAAGTATCTCAACAATTTTTGTTGGAGTAGTTTTAACTAATATGCATGCATCTAACATTTTGAATTTCAATCCTTTTTTACTTCAATTAAAGTCTCTGTGAAAACAATCCCCGCAATTCGCCCCATTCTTAGAATAATCTCGCTGAGGTTCTCATAGTTGCTCGCCTCTACATCTGCAACTACATCATATCTTCCAAGTACAGCGAATGCATTTTTCACTTCATAAAATTGTTTTATACGATCTACCACTTCATCATATCTTCCTCGTTCAGTTCGAATTAAAACACATGCCAATATCAAATGCAATACCTCTTGTTATCATTATGTTTTATTTTATAATTATGTATACAATGTTTGCTATTAAATTTCTCTGTAATAAATTAATTTATTAACAATGAATTTTTTAGCTTTTTATTGAATAACGGATCTTAGCTTATTATGCATATTAAAATCAAATTTGCGACCTCTAATTCCCACAAAGTAAGTGAAGTAAAAGAAATACTTTCTCACCACTCGTTTTCTGTAGAGCACATAAACTTGAAAGTTCCTGAGATACAATCAGATAATTTAGAGGAAATTGCAAAAGCATCTTCAATTGAGGTTGTAAAAAGAGAACATGTACCAATATTTGTTGAAGATTCTGGTTTGTTCGTAAAAAATCTAAATGGATTTCCAGGACCCTATTCCTCATATGTTCTGAAAACAATTGGTAATACTGGAATTTTAAAGCTTATGATAAATATAAGAAAAAGGGAAGCTACTTTCAAAAGCGTAATTGCATTTTGTAATGAAAAACTTTCATCAAACATCTTTGTAGGGGAAGTAAATGGCGTTATTTCTGGAAAAAAAAGAGGTGAAATATGGGGTTTTGATCCAATTTTCATCCCAAAAGGAATGGAAGAAACTTTTGCAGAGATGCCTGTTAAGAAGAAGAATGATTTATCTCATAGAAAAAAAGCTTTAGAAAAATTCGTTTATTGGTATAAGAATAGGCATTAGGGAAAAGATACAGCTAAACTTCTCTTTGAATAAAATACCTACCTCTTCTCTCAATCTGCTCAGTTTTTTTAAGAACATTATTAGCTACATTTATTCCAATTTCTTTTGAATAGCCAACCTTAATTTTTGTAAAACAGTTTTCTGCGTATTCATGATGTGTGCTGAATAAAGTCCTTCTTAATAAGTGCAGATCCACACCCATATCTTCTATTTTATCTGATTGAAAGCTCAAACCAAAATCTATGAAAAAAATTCTCTCATAATCAGAGATAATCATATTTGAACTGGTCAAATCACCATGCATTAACCTGTTTTTATGTAGTTTACCTATCAATTCTCCAATTTGAACTGATAATTTCATTCTCTCTTCATCAGTCATCCTTTCAAAAACTTCTTTTAATCTGACTCCTTCGATGAATTCCATTATAATTGTGCAATCTAAATCATCAATCGATAATACTATTGGTGTAGAAACTCCATATTTTCTAGCCAAGTATAGATTTTCTGCTTCATGATATGTTCTGTATTTTCTAATTCTATCATCTAAATCTGATACTCTATAACTTTTCGGCACTCTTTGTTTAATTACTACTTTTTTCCCATGCCAATGTGCTAAGTAAAGATTTGCCTCAGCACCTTTTCTGATTAAATTCTTAGAATTCCCTACAATCTCTTCCATTCTATTTCATCCAAACGCCACTTTGGTATTACATAACTTTTGTCTATATCAATTCTGATTCCTTGTTTAAATGCTAAATAACCGGTCCAAGCTATTTGAGCTCCAGAATCACCACTGTATCTAGGATCTACCACATGAAATTTTGAATTATGATCTTCGGCAATAATTCTAAGCATTTCCTGCAGACGTTGATTTGCTGCAACTCCTCCAGTTAAGAGAAGCTCTTTTTTTTCTGTGTGTGCTAGACTTCTCTCAACAGTCTCAGCAAGCATCGAAAAAGAGACTTCTTGCAGTGAATAGCATAGATCCTCCATTCTATTCCCCTTTATGAATTTCCTCAATGAAGCTGAAAGAAGACCAGAGTATGTAACATCGTTACCTTTAACAGTATATGGCAATTCTACTAACTTTTTTCCATGGGATGCTTTTTGTTCAACTGATACACCTGAGGGGGGGGATAAACCGATTTCCCTTGCAAACATATCCAATAGATTTCCTATTGTTATGTCCTCAGTTTCACCAAAAATTCTCCATCTAAATCCTGCATAAGCAGTTATTAGTGTATGTCCTCCCGAGACTAGAACAACAAGAGGGTCTTGTGAACCGGTTGTCAAAAATGCTATTTCGATGTGGCCTATTGCATGATTTACTGGTACTAAAGGTTTATTCAAAAAGCTAGCAAGAGCACGTGCAATAGTTGCACCAATCCTTAGAGAAGGACCAAGTCCTGGCCCAGCTGAAAATGCTATGGCAGTTAGATCCTTTGGCTTTAGGTTGGCTTCTTTAAATGCTTTCCATATAACCTGAGGAGATTTTTCACAATGGTGTTGAGTTGCATCACGTGGATGAATTCCTTTTCCAGTGGGGGGGGTATAGGTGTCCTTTTCATTTGAAAGTATTTTACCATAATTTGAGACTATACTAGCTCCAAAAGTATGAGCTGTTGATTCAATACCTAAAAAGAAATCAGGATTATTCATTGAATGCATTCCTAAGCTTCCAAATTGCGAAATAGCAGTTTTAGCGCGCGCGCTAGCAGTTTTAGTAATTCATAGGTAACTAATGAGTGTAATCGTTTTCCAAGATTAAAGGTCCTATTTTGACAACTCAATGATTATTCCCATTTTAGCTCCTGCTTTTTAATCAAGCCGAAAATTGTAACAATTATGCCAATTACTATGGCAGGATAACCTAACAATTTGAGACTTTCATTCTCTCTTACTTCTTCGATATATTCAACATAATTTATTTCTACAGAAAATATCACTTCTTTTTTATAAAGTTCAGAAAATGAATTATCGAATATGAAATAATAAGCACTATATTTTTCGCTTTCAAAAGATAGATTAAAATCTCCAGTTCTCTCCTTCTCTATAATAAATTCCACTTCTTCTCCCCTCTTCCATTCTTGGAATCCCTCTCCATCTATTATGTAAAAATTAATATCACCAGGTTCTCCAGTTGCTGGGATTCTTATTGAAGCTACGCTTTTTACTGTAACATTCTCTGCAAGATTCGCATTATATATTTCAGAATCACCAACAACAAAAGACAAGTCGTCAAAAATCATTTTAGACTCGGGCTTAGGCACACTCACAGTGTATGTAAACGAACCGAATAACAATATAAGAATACCTAAAATAAGTAAAGAAAATCCTCCTAATGTGGTTGTGAACCTCAAATAAATCACACTCTTAGATAAAATATTTAACTGATAACTTTTCTCTTGAATCAACCAACTATATATTATTTAATGTCGATGAAATTTTTTCATCTTAAGCTATTAAACTAGCATTTAATAG
It includes:
- a CDS encoding DUF2070 family protein yields the protein MLIEKTTPYYRIIQKLGFPSIGLIVLALFLINLGGSSFTFFLSEGNFENLLRGIYFGIIALSFPSLISDMISSHFLLRNDSLFNLRRCIALSLFSCTIWVFILFFGFILNYLIPSFTIPENAFYLGLFIILPFRFTSILTMSESNLLEKILFSISQPLLCIMASKLFFNIPLNYTLLLFILSATISFVLAYFIMHYIESHGLKKIGASPTEGFRAFLVAWLDRKNVKLEKFLSRLGVERNISVTVLQFRSKFTKKLKGIMVVSNFHPGPFMNVGSSILPYMIQNFFEKKTKAKIAVPHGISGHERNLVSQKQNQKVIRAIERLLLNDNFSSKASPLVMNISKKGFAQANCQIFDNCAFITLSQSPEDMEDIPLEIGSVISNEARNYFNLVAVIDAHNSIEKIRHYSDQELSNFKESAFHVIHEVAKTKTRKFRFGSAKKIIKDFTLQDGFGPGGISIFLVEVNDKLTAYITIDGNNMVPGLRDRILKSINEIGVKNGEVMTTDTHMVNGLVSAKLGYHPVGEVINEALLIKKIKDATIEAKRDLEKAEIAVSSEEIKVKSLGSEMFNKLLGFMYDTAKKISAYLLVSIFGLSAIGIILLK
- a CDS encoding NAD(P)-dependent glycerol-1-phosphate dehydrogenase, with product MRIHRMQLPREVIVGTNVLGKIGEMCKGLGFHNKIIVVTGPNVYKIISNSIDESLIKENFDIDYVIIEESTQDYVELVEEKIDKVKPEVILGAGGGKDIDVAKQGAANCNTPFISIPTAASHDGIASSHASIKGFKQPFSKKNQAPIAIIADLDLIIKSPYRLIASGCGDVIAKYTAIKDWELAKKIKDEYYGDYAANLALMSAKLVTESANEIRAKKEDAYRTVVEALISCGVAMSIAGSSRPCSGSEHLFAHALDSLIDNNALHGEKCAVGTILCSYLQKGNWKMVRRVLRVIGTPVNAEELDLDGDVIVKALLIAPKIRPDRYTILNSKKLNKRKAEEITKITKVVD
- a CDS encoding Lrp/AsnC ligand binding domain-containing protein, whose amino-acid sequence is MKFKMLDACILVKTTPTKIVEILESIKKIKQVEKAYMVSGRWDIVAFVKVNDYRELKELTGEINSLEGVRSTETLGST
- a CDS encoding Lrp/AsnC ligand binding domain-containing protein; protein product: MILACVLIRTERGRYDEVVDRIKQFYEVKNAFAVLGRYDVVADVEASNYENLSEIILRMGRIAGIVFTETLIEVKKD
- a CDS encoding XTP/dITP diphosphatase, with the translated sequence MHIKIKFATSNSHKVSEVKEILSHHSFSVEHINLKVPEIQSDNLEEIAKASSIEVVKREHVPIFVEDSGLFVKNLNGFPGPYSSYVLKTIGNTGILKLMINIRKREATFKSVIAFCNEKLSSNIFVGEVNGVISGKKRGEIWGFDPIFIPKGMEETFAEMPVKKKNDLSHRKKALEKFVYWYKNRH
- a CDS encoding KEOPS complex kinase/ATPase Bud32, translating into MEEIVGNSKNLIRKGAEANLYLAHWHGKKVVIKQRVPKSYRVSDLDDRIRKYRTYHEAENLYLARKYGVSTPIVLSIDDLDCTIIMEFIEGVRLKEVFERMTDEERMKLSVQIGELIGKLHKNRLMHGDLTSSNMIISDYERIFFIDFGLSFQSDKIEDMGVDLHLLRRTLFSTHHEYAENCFTKIKVGYSKEIGINVANNVLKKTEQIERRGRYFIQREV
- the kae1 gene encoding KEOPS complex N(6)-L-threonylcarbamoyladenine synthase Kae1; translation: MNNPDFFLGIESTAHTFGASIVSNYGKILSNEKDTYTPPTGKGIHPRDATQHHCEKSPQVIWKAFKEANLKPKDLTAIAFSAGPGLGPSLRIGATIARALASFLNKPLVPVNHAIGHIEIAFLTTGSQDPLVVLVSGGHTLITAYAGFRWRIFGETEDITIGNLLDMFAREIGLSPPSGVSVEQKASHGKKLVELPYTVKGNDVTYSGLLSASLRKFIKGNRMEDLCYSLQEVSFSMLAETVERSLAHTEKKELLLTGGVAANQRLQEMLRIIAEDHNSKFHVVDPRYSGDSGAQIAWTGYLAFKQGIRIDIDKSYVIPKWRLDEIEWKRL
- a CDS encoding emp24/gp25L/p24 family protein — encoded protein: MSFVVGDSEIYNANLAENVTVKSVASIRIPATGEPGDINFYIIDGEGFQEWKRGEEVEFIIEKERTGDFNLSFESEKYSAYYFIFDNSFSELYKKEVIFSVEINYVEYIEEVRENESLKLLGYPAIVIGIIVTIFGLIKKQELKWE